The following proteins come from a genomic window of Pseudomonas syringae:
- a CDS encoding extracellular solute-binding protein, with amino-acid sequence MPVIHKFLSVLVLLPLAAHTLAAPAEFWYSHSGAAGTAIADLCKSFNAPREEGDRLHCIRQGSYEQTLQKTVAAYRAGIGPALVEIYDVATPDMLLGGATQPVETVMANHQRAYASDTFLPALRRYYADEHGALAAQPFAASTAVLYTHRNALAAAGIQQPLATWEAFATALRALKKNGHACPVATQFAPWIWLEQTSAAQGSNVAVSIDGADRYQFDTGTHLRLMNDLAQWTAEGLVRYEASTRSGQQALAFATDDCAMLLDSTGAWNVMHGELESDIDVTPLPIYANTTRKANVPGGSSLWVMRGHSVRDYRLVSEFLAFVLLPENQRVFSARTGYLPVTQAAAATLRSTAQKPSAITVGLEALSDIDGQPSAPLRCGFITLMRLIWSQEMENALAGRQSVDHALRQSTLRANELLGLFQQMHQPPISTPSNEATP; translated from the coding sequence ATGCCTGTCATCCATAAATTTCTGTCCGTGCTGGTTCTGCTGCCACTCGCCGCCCATACCCTCGCCGCGCCAGCCGAGTTCTGGTACAGCCATAGCGGCGCGGCAGGCACTGCGATCGCCGACCTGTGCAAAAGCTTCAATGCGCCGCGTGAAGAGGGTGATCGCCTGCACTGCATTCGTCAGGGATCCTACGAGCAAACGTTGCAGAAGACGGTGGCAGCTTATCGGGCGGGCATCGGCCCCGCACTGGTTGAGATTTACGACGTCGCCACTCCGGACATGTTGCTGGGTGGCGCCACACAGCCTGTCGAAACGGTAATGGCCAATCATCAGAGGGCCTATGCGAGCGACACTTTTCTGCCCGCGTTGCGCCGCTATTACGCGGACGAACATGGCGCGCTGGCGGCCCAGCCTTTTGCCGCTTCAACAGCCGTGCTCTACACCCATCGAAACGCTCTGGCCGCAGCAGGCATCCAGCAGCCGCTCGCCACCTGGGAGGCATTTGCCACGGCCTTGCGCGCGCTGAAGAAAAACGGTCACGCCTGCCCTGTCGCTACTCAGTTCGCGCCGTGGATCTGGCTGGAACAAACCAGCGCGGCGCAGGGCTCGAATGTCGCGGTAAGCATCGACGGAGCTGATCGCTACCAGTTCGACACAGGCACACACCTGCGCCTCATGAATGACCTTGCGCAATGGACTGCCGAGGGGCTGGTTCGCTATGAGGCCTCGACCCGTAGCGGTCAGCAGGCGCTGGCGTTCGCCACCGATGATTGCGCCATGCTGCTCGACTCGACCGGGGCGTGGAATGTCATGCATGGCGAGCTTGAGTCCGATATCGACGTGACCCCGCTGCCGATTTACGCCAACACAACCCGCAAGGCCAATGTGCCCGGCGGCTCCTCGCTGTGGGTGATGCGCGGGCACTCAGTGCGGGATTATCGGCTGGTTTCGGAGTTTCTGGCGTTCGTGCTGCTGCCGGAAAACCAGAGGGTGTTTAGCGCACGGACCGGTTACCTGCCCGTCACTCAGGCTGCCGCAGCTACGTTGCGATCAACTGCACAGAAGCCTTCGGCAATAACGGTCGGCCTGGAGGCTCTCAGCGATATCGACGGCCAGCCGTCTGCGCCCTTGCGCTGCGGTTTCATCACATTGATGCGCCTGATCTGGTCGCAAGAAATGGAAAACGCGCTGGCAGGCCGACAAAGCGTTGATCACGCGCTACGCCAATCAACCTTGCGAGCCAACGAATTGCTCGGGCTGTTTCAACAGATGCATCAGCCGCCCATCAGCACCCCATCAAACGAGGCGACACCATGA
- a CDS encoding ROK family transcriptional regulator — protein MPLDLQTQPHSLLSLNERKLLDILRRRGAITRATVSAEMDLAQQSVHRLIEELISRGLLRSGERVKNGRGQPSPRIELVNEAVYAIGVSINTDSAVVCVADLGCNVLEQVTLRTPPLSRNSTLDALEKTIERMLQRNGIEADRVIGIGFAIAGFFLQNRQINAPEPLRDWSLMDLQPVLEARFGMPVWLENNATTAAIGESLVGVGAWASNFIYLSFNFGFGAGVVINGKPYFGSHGNAGEITLYNDQESINRPALRYLLEELHQNGVQVDSIEDLRSRFDPDWPGVDAWLKRIQPTLDRLVNALAGLFDPQAVVFGGQLPPELGRRLIAATTFWGTHRYNAPPPRPQLLLSETNGDAAAIGAALVPLKERFFV, from the coding sequence ATGCCTCTCGACCTCCAAACGCAGCCGCACTCGCTACTGAGCCTCAATGAACGCAAATTGCTGGACATCCTTCGGCGGCGCGGCGCGATCACACGCGCCACGGTGTCTGCCGAAATGGACCTGGCGCAGCAGTCGGTTCACCGGCTGATCGAAGAGCTGATCAGTCGCGGGCTGTTGCGCAGCGGCGAGCGCGTGAAGAATGGCCGTGGCCAGCCCAGCCCGCGCATCGAACTGGTCAATGAAGCGGTGTATGCCATTGGCGTTTCGATCAACACCGACTCGGCCGTGGTCTGCGTCGCCGACCTGGGCTGCAATGTGTTGGAGCAGGTCACCTTGCGCACGCCGCCGCTGAGCCGCAACAGCACGCTGGATGCGCTGGAAAAAACCATCGAGCGGATGCTTCAGCGCAACGGCATCGAAGCGGATCGGGTCATAGGGATCGGCTTCGCCATCGCCGGGTTTTTCCTTCAGAACCGCCAGATCAACGCGCCAGAACCGCTGCGCGACTGGTCATTGATGGACTTGCAGCCAGTCCTCGAAGCGCGTTTCGGCATGCCGGTCTGGCTGGAAAACAACGCCACCACGGCGGCTATCGGCGAAAGCCTGGTGGGCGTTGGTGCATGGGCCAGCAACTTCATCTACCTGTCGTTCAACTTCGGCTTCGGCGCAGGCGTGGTCATCAACGGCAAACCGTATTTCGGCAGCCACGGCAACGCGGGCGAGATCACCCTGTACAACGACCAGGAGTCGATAAATCGCCCGGCCTTGCGCTACCTACTGGAAGAGCTGCATCAGAATGGCGTGCAGGTCGATTCAATCGAAGACCTGCGCTCGCGCTTCGACCCGGATTGGCCCGGTGTGGACGCCTGGCTGAAACGCATCCAGCCAACGCTGGACCGACTGGTCAACGCACTGGCAGGGCTGTTCGACCCCCAGGCTGTGGTGTTCGGCGGGCAACTGCCACCCGAGTTGGGAAGGCGGCTGATCGCCGCGACTACTTTCTGGGGGACCCATCGCTATAACGCGCCGCCACCACGGCCTCAGTTGTTGTTGAGTGAGACCAATGGAGATGCGGCGGCTATCGGGGCGGCGTTGGTGCCGTTGAAGGAGCGGTTTTTTGTTTGA
- a CDS encoding inositol monophosphatase family protein, which produces MNNRLSVAMQAVENATGLAMAYFNDRHTLDITTKSAQDLVSRADFEVEQLLRAELSKHFPDDAILGEEMGGEFITDGWVIDPIDGTGNYLRGTPLWGIAVAYMSAGVPEIGVVAYPALGYTLAARTGDGLLRNGVPFVRPQPPEHLRIAGIGENTRWDAEELGKLQLSLRQQGWGLAGYRCATIGLAFAALGQTDGYMEKFTSLWDIAAGAVICREAGLLCEIEGEQKQGSMTVMVGGEELMGIFAG; this is translated from the coding sequence ATGAACAACCGACTCAGCGTCGCCATGCAAGCCGTAGAAAACGCCACAGGCCTGGCCATGGCGTATTTCAACGACCGTCACACCCTCGACATCACCACCAAAAGCGCGCAAGACCTCGTCTCCCGCGCTGACTTTGAAGTTGAACAACTGCTGCGTGCAGAACTGAGCAAACACTTCCCCGACGACGCCATCCTTGGCGAAGAAATGGGCGGCGAATTCATTACCGACGGCTGGGTCATCGACCCTATCGATGGCACCGGCAACTACCTGCGCGGCACCCCACTGTGGGGCATCGCCGTCGCTTACATGTCGGCAGGCGTGCCCGAAATCGGCGTCGTCGCCTACCCGGCACTGGGTTACACCCTCGCAGCCCGCACGGGCGATGGCTTGCTACGCAACGGCGTCCCCTTCGTACGCCCACAACCGCCAGAACACCTGCGCATCGCCGGCATCGGTGAAAACACCCGCTGGGACGCCGAAGAGCTGGGCAAACTGCAACTGAGCCTGCGCCAACAAGGCTGGGGCCTCGCCGGCTACCGCTGCGCCACCATCGGCCTGGCCTTCGCCGCGCTGGGTCAGACGGACGGCTACATGGAGAAATTCACCAGCCTGTGGGACATCGCTGCAGGTGCCGTGATTTGTCGCGAGGCCGGGTTGTTGTGTGAGATTGAGGGTGAGCAGAAGCAAGGTTCGATGACAGTGATGGTTGGAGGTGAGGAATTGATGGGGATTTTTGCGGGGTGA
- a CDS encoding MFS transporter: MHDTHSERMSSGETRAAGGLALVFAFRMLGMFMVLPVLATYGMDLAGASPALIGLAIGAYGLTQAVLQIPFGILSDRIGRRPIIYFGLIIFAIGSVVAANADSIWGIIAGRVLQGAGAISAAVMALLSDLTREQHRTKAMATIGMTIGLSFAVAMVVGPVITGAFGLSGLFLATGGMALFGILIVAFVVPKANGALLHRESGVAKQALGATLRHPDLLRLDLGIFVLHAMLMSSFVALPLALVEKAGLPKEEHWWVYLTALLISFFAMIPFIIYGEKKRQMKRVLLGAITVLMLAELFFWAFGDTLRALVIGTVVFFTAFNLLEASLPSLISKVSPAGGKGTAMGVYSTSQFLGSAAGGILGGWLFQHGGLDVVFLGGAAMAAVWLAFAVTMREPPYVTSLRLPLSPQAQREAGLAARLMSVAGVTDAVVVAEEAAIYIKLDTKLLDRASLEKLVNPASEACEA; this comes from the coding sequence ATGCACGACACCCACAGCGAACGTATGAGTAGCGGCGAGACCCGCGCAGCAGGCGGACTGGCCCTGGTGTTCGCGTTCCGCATGCTTGGCATGTTCATGGTTTTGCCGGTTCTGGCAACCTATGGCATGGACCTGGCGGGCGCGAGTCCTGCACTGATCGGTCTGGCAATCGGCGCGTACGGCCTGACACAGGCGGTGCTGCAGATCCCGTTCGGCATACTGTCCGACCGGATCGGCCGGCGACCGATCATTTATTTCGGGCTGATTATCTTTGCGATCGGCAGCGTGGTGGCAGCCAACGCCGATTCGATCTGGGGGATTATCGCCGGACGCGTCCTGCAAGGCGCCGGGGCCATTTCCGCTGCGGTCATGGCCTTGCTCTCCGACCTGACCCGCGAACAGCACCGCACCAAGGCCATGGCCACGATCGGCATGACCATCGGTCTGTCGTTCGCTGTCGCCATGGTTGTCGGCCCGGTGATCACCGGCGCGTTCGGATTGTCAGGCCTGTTCCTGGCAACCGGGGGTATGGCGCTTTTCGGGATACTCATCGTCGCCTTCGTGGTGCCCAAGGCCAACGGCGCGTTGCTGCACCGAGAATCCGGCGTTGCCAAACAGGCACTGGGCGCGACCTTGCGTCATCCAGACCTGCTGCGTCTGGATTTGGGTATCTTCGTGTTGCACGCGATGCTCATGTCGAGCTTCGTGGCCTTGCCACTGGCGCTGGTCGAAAAAGCCGGTCTGCCCAAGGAAGAACACTGGTGGGTCTACCTGACCGCTTTGCTGATTTCCTTCTTCGCGATGATCCCGTTCATCATTTACGGCGAGAAGAAACGTCAAATGAAGCGCGTTCTGCTCGGCGCCATCACCGTTTTAATGCTGGCTGAGCTATTCTTCTGGGCATTCGGCGATACGTTACGGGCACTGGTCATCGGAACAGTGGTATTCTTCACGGCATTTAATTTGCTGGAAGCGTCCTTGCCGTCGCTGATCAGCAAGGTTTCACCGGCTGGCGGAAAAGGCACGGCGATGGGGGTATATTCCACCAGCCAGTTTCTTGGATCGGCCGCAGGTGGGATACTGGGCGGCTGGTTGTTCCAGCATGGCGGGCTCGATGTGGTGTTCCTTGGTGGTGCAGCCATGGCCGCGGTCTGGCTCGCCTTTGCAGTGACCATGCGAGAACCGCCTTACGTGACCAGCCTACGTCTGCCGTTGTCGCCGCAGGCGCAGCGTGAAGCAGGCCTGGCAGCGCGTTTGATGTCCGTAGCCGGCGTGACAGATGCAGTGGTGGTTGCCGAAGAGGCGGCCATCTACATAAAACTCGACACAAAATTATTGGATCGCGCCTCTCTCGAGAAGCTGGTCAATCCAGCATCAGAAGCGTGCGAAGCCTAG
- a CDS encoding 3-demethoxyubiquinol 3-hydroxylase — translation MGSLAYLLGVTARYQLKSKDLPDDQAPRTRNLNVNSPDYTAKSEDLGNRMMKVDHAGEHGAICIYSGQLLMARLFVPGMVNELKEFLSHERRHRMVFQEELQRRGYPRCRSYWLCGIGGLALGLVTGICGRKAIVATTVAVESVVLKHLAHQLDVLGDIDLHAVAAITSIVEDEQHHHDHSAAQIDVRDPWFRVLTPMVTAWTEAVIWMGMRT, via the coding sequence GTGGGCTCACTTGCTTATCTGCTTGGTGTTACAGCACGATACCAGCTAAAGAGCAAGGACCTGCCCGATGACCAAGCCCCTCGAACAAGAAATCTCAATGTGAATTCACCAGACTACACGGCTAAGAGCGAAGACCTCGGCAACCGCATGATGAAGGTCGACCATGCTGGCGAGCATGGTGCGATCTGTATCTACAGCGGACAGTTGCTTATGGCCCGGCTTTTTGTTCCCGGCATGGTGAATGAACTCAAAGAGTTTCTCTCCCACGAGCGCCGCCATCGGATGGTTTTTCAGGAGGAGCTGCAACGTCGCGGGTATCCCCGCTGCCGTAGTTATTGGTTGTGTGGCATAGGCGGTCTGGCGTTGGGCCTGGTTACTGGCATCTGTGGCCGCAAAGCCATTGTTGCTACTACCGTCGCAGTTGAGAGTGTGGTGCTCAAGCACCTGGCTCATCAACTTGATGTGCTGGGCGATATCGATCTCCACGCGGTGGCGGCCATTACGTCGATTGTGGAGGATGAGCAGCACCATCATGACCACTCGGCAGCGCAGATTGATGTGCGCGATCCCTGGTTCAGGGTACTGACACCGATGGTGACTGCATGGACTGAGGCGGTAATCTGGATGGGTATGCGTACTTAG
- a CDS encoding single-stranded DNA-binding protein, translating to MARGVNKVILVGTCGQDPEVRYLPNGNAVTNLSLATSEQWTDKQTGQKVEKTEWHRVSMFGKVAEIAGEYLRKGSQVYIEGKLQTREWEKDGIKRYTTEIVVDMQGTMQLLGGRPQGDAQQGQGGGGNYNQSAPRPQQSRPQQSAPQQSAPQQNYNQQPPQQRDSRPAPQQQAPQPAADFDSFDDDIPF from the coding sequence ATGGCCCGTGGGGTTAACAAAGTCATATTGGTCGGTACATGCGGCCAGGATCCCGAAGTTCGCTACTTGCCTAACGGTAACGCCGTGACCAACCTGAGTCTGGCAACCAGCGAACAATGGACTGACAAGCAGACCGGCCAGAAAGTCGAAAAGACCGAATGGCACCGTGTTTCGATGTTCGGCAAGGTTGCCGAAATCGCCGGCGAATACCTGCGCAAGGGTTCGCAGGTCTACATCGAAGGCAAGCTGCAGACCCGCGAGTGGGAAAAAGACGGCATCAAGCGCTACACCACTGAAATCGTCGTCGACATGCAAGGCACCATGCAACTGCTGGGCGGCCGTCCACAGGGCGACGCTCAACAAGGTCAGGGCGGTGGTGGCAACTACAACCAGTCCGCACCTCGTCCACAGCAGTCGCGCCCACAGCAATCGGCGCCGCAGCAGTCCGCCCCTCAGCAGAACTACAACCAGCAGCCGCCACAACAACGCGACTCGCGCCCAGCGCCGCAACAACAAGCGCCGCAGCCAGCTGCTGATTTTGATAGCTTTGATGATGATATTCCGTTCTAG
- a CDS encoding carbohydrate ABC transporter permease encodes MKPRAYFPQPRLALLFALPQLLALGLFFYWPAVQALWWSFHLVPPFGGHEVFVGLSNYWRVLNDPGVLASLGSTLVFSLSSVVLSILIALVLALCLELKLRGNAVFRNLLIWPYAVSGATIGIVFHVLANPVMGIFAWLNVIAPGTWAPYANPVQSMLLLVVAYAWCLVPFNFVMLVASLKSVPDDYLAAAALDGAGPLRRMLDIQLPLIAPYLLFVFVIDLLESLSNSFGLVDTLTHGGPGDTTNVLAYKIYTDGFMGLDLAGSSTLSVLMLLAVVVLSVVQFKLMLHFKRRGVKA; translated from the coding sequence ATGAAGCCCCGCGCGTACTTTCCGCAGCCGCGTCTGGCACTGCTGTTTGCCCTGCCGCAGTTGCTGGCGCTCGGGCTGTTTTTCTACTGGCCTGCGGTCCAGGCACTCTGGTGGTCGTTTCATCTGGTGCCGCCCTTTGGAGGCCATGAGGTATTTGTCGGCCTGAGCAATTACTGGCGTGTTCTGAACGACCCCGGCGTCCTCGCGTCGCTGGGCTCGACGCTGGTGTTCAGCCTGTCGAGCGTGGTGCTTTCGATCCTCATCGCGCTGGTGCTTGCTCTGTGCCTTGAGCTGAAATTGCGCGGCAACGCCGTGTTTCGCAACCTGCTGATCTGGCCCTACGCCGTATCGGGCGCCACCATCGGTATTGTCTTTCATGTGCTGGCCAATCCGGTGATGGGCATTTTTGCCTGGCTCAACGTCATCGCGCCCGGCACCTGGGCGCCCTACGCCAACCCGGTGCAAAGCATGCTATTGCTGGTTGTGGCCTATGCGTGGTGCCTGGTGCCGTTCAATTTCGTGATGCTGGTTGCGAGCCTGAAGTCGGTGCCGGACGACTACCTCGCTGCCGCAGCGCTGGACGGTGCCGGTCCGTTGCGGCGCATGCTGGATATCCAGTTGCCGCTGATCGCGCCGTATCTGCTGTTCGTGTTTGTTATCGATCTGCTGGAAAGCCTGTCCAACAGCTTCGGCCTGGTCGACACCCTGACTCACGGTGGGCCGGGCGATACCACCAATGTGCTGGCCTACAAGATTTACACCGACGGTTTCATGGGGCTGGACCTGGCGGGCTCATCCACGCTTTCAGTGCTCATGCTGCTGGCAGTCGTGGTACTGAGCGTCGTCCAGTTCAAGCTCATGCTGCACTTCAAGCGTCGCGGGGTGAAAGCATGA
- a CDS encoding ABC transporter permease subunit translates to MSEHNRLFNAGAYLLLTLGLIFALGPLYMAVCSATVSNAQLFSQGLAVIPGDQLLVNLQQVTRRLDLLRLLGNSLLVATLVVIGKLTLSALTAFAVVYFRSRYTSVIFFAVLGALLLPLEVRIIPTYSVASDLLGPVRSVLQWLGVQWLPVPTINLLDSYPGLALPLIASATGTFLFRQFYQTLPAELVEAARMDGAGPWRFFVDILLPLSKTNFAALGTLVFIGAWKDYLWPLVATNREDMRTLVLGVASFLPTDTTQVPEWNLLMAAAVVSMLPPILVIAFMQRWFVKGLIGVGK, encoded by the coding sequence ATGAGCGAGCACAATCGGCTGTTCAACGCAGGCGCCTACCTGCTGCTGACACTGGGGCTGATCTTCGCGCTGGGGCCCTTGTACATGGCGGTCTGCTCGGCAACCGTCAGTAATGCGCAGCTGTTCAGCCAAGGCCTGGCGGTGATACCCGGCGACCAGTTGCTGGTGAATCTGCAACAGGTGACCCGGCGTCTCGACCTGTTGCGCTTGCTGGGCAACAGCCTGCTGGTCGCGACCCTGGTGGTAATCGGCAAGCTGACGCTCTCGGCGTTGACGGCCTTTGCCGTGGTGTATTTTCGCAGCCGTTACACCTCAGTGATTTTCTTCGCCGTGCTGGGTGCGCTGCTGCTGCCGCTGGAAGTGCGCATCATCCCGACCTACTCCGTGGCCAGCGATCTGCTCGGCCCGGTGCGCAGCGTATTGCAATGGCTGGGTGTTCAGTGGCTGCCAGTGCCGACCATCAATTTGCTCGATAGCTATCCCGGCCTTGCCCTGCCGCTGATTGCCTCGGCCACCGGCACGTTTCTGTTCCGGCAGTTTTACCAGACCCTGCCCGCCGAACTGGTTGAAGCCGCGCGCATGGACGGCGCCGGGCCCTGGCGCTTTTTCGTCGACATTCTGTTGCCGCTGTCGAAGACCAATTTCGCGGCGCTCGGCACGCTGGTGTTTATCGGCGCTTGGAAAGACTACCTGTGGCCGCTGGTCGCGACTAACCGTGAGGACATGCGCACGCTGGTACTGGGCGTCGCCAGCTTCCTGCCGACCGATACAACCCAGGTCCCCGAATGGAACCTGCTGATGGCCGCCGCCGTGGTCAGCATGCTGCCCCCTATCCTCGTCATTGCGTTTATGCAGCGATGGTTCGTCAAAGGCCTGATTGGAGTCGGTAAATGA
- a CDS encoding DUF1835 domain-containing protein, protein MPATNASRHHGLLDLPSLRKRAKRLLKALQNNEADDARSQLHALGLSGPDYRLADTQWLVAREAGFASWPKLIAHAESVAFAARHPGFAATSEAAVQHWRCGNDIEHSLRIAGFSGSFHMFDDPMVMGPVPALPDDDYWSVRAAFVEQAFGLSPRDSRQRQAIQRDALAKLDADSELVLWCEGDAYDQLFLIRLLASLPALPRRLELIETNRVPGVQRFIGIGQLAPDLLAWLWPQRRSLGEDALALGREAWAAYTAPDPSEWARLAAQQHPVLPLLGPALARQLQELPGVNDGLSLTQRLTLRILADHGEVSAAKAFDHLMMSYEPLPYLGDLMFHSLLRPLINAPHPLVHEQPGGVWQKHLLRITVLGEQALCEQINWLDYAPADRWVGGVQIVADQSPWVVNSEGRVWRR, encoded by the coding sequence ATGCCCGCCACAAATGCTTCCCGTCATCACGGTCTTCTTGATCTCCCTTCGCTGCGCAAGCGCGCCAAGCGTCTTTTGAAGGCACTGCAAAACAACGAAGCTGACGATGCTCGCTCGCAGTTGCACGCACTCGGCTTGTCTGGCCCCGACTATCGCCTTGCCGACACGCAGTGGCTGGTAGCTCGAGAAGCCGGTTTTGCCAGCTGGCCCAAGCTGATCGCTCATGCCGAGAGTGTCGCGTTCGCCGCACGACATCCGGGTTTCGCTGCAACGAGCGAAGCGGCTGTCCAGCACTGGCGTTGCGGCAACGACATCGAGCACAGCCTGCGGATCGCTGGCTTCTCGGGTTCGTTTCATATGTTTGATGATCCGATGGTCATGGGCCCGGTCCCCGCATTACCTGACGATGACTACTGGTCAGTAAGAGCGGCTTTCGTGGAGCAGGCATTTGGGCTGTCTCCTCGTGATAGTCGACAGCGCCAAGCCATACAGCGCGACGCGTTGGCAAAACTGGATGCGGACAGCGAGCTGGTGCTGTGGTGCGAGGGCGACGCTTACGACCAACTGTTTCTGATACGGCTACTGGCGAGTTTGCCAGCCTTGCCGCGCAGGCTTGAATTGATCGAGACCAATCGGGTGCCAGGCGTGCAGCGATTTATCGGCATTGGCCAACTCGCCCCCGATCTGCTCGCCTGGCTCTGGCCGCAACGGCGTTCGCTCGGAGAGGATGCGTTGGCTCTGGGGCGTGAAGCGTGGGCTGCCTACACCGCGCCAGACCCGAGCGAATGGGCGCGCCTTGCAGCACAACAGCATCCCGTGCTGCCGCTACTCGGGCCTGCCTTGGCAAGGCAGCTGCAAGAGCTTCCCGGCGTTAACGATGGCTTGAGTCTGACGCAACGTTTGACGTTGCGCATCCTCGCTGACCATGGCGAGGTGTCCGCCGCCAAGGCTTTCGACCATCTGATGATGAGCTATGAGCCCCTGCCTTATCTGGGCGATCTGATGTTCCATTCGTTGCTGCGACCGCTCATCAATGCGCCACACCCATTGGTGCACGAGCAGCCTGGGGGCGTATGGCAGAAGCACCTTCTTCGAATCACCGTATTAGGTGAGCAAGCACTGTGTGAGCAGATTAACTGGCTGGATTACGCCCCAGCAGATCGTTGGGTTGGCGGGGTGCAGATCGTTGCTGACCAATCACCTTGGGTGGTGAACAGCGAAGGGCGGGTGTGGCGTCGCTGA
- a CDS encoding glycerophosphoryl diester phosphodiesterase: MPKQSPIVRSPLIAHRGAKAYVPENTLLALEKAAECGAEWVEIDVKLTRDGQPVVIHDDLLDRTSNGRGAVVLHDLDAIRTLDAGSWFAPEFAGLQIPTFEEIVACALRLNLGLQVELKPTIGDDIETAEVVMPILKRLWPADNDRLFVSSFSVRSLTAARRLWADVPLAIASIVTPADPAALLAEYDCRILHVLDDMLDDHHLVRLKSSGVEFAVATINSPKRARYLLENGAQSILSDYPDLLTLPNGGCLQ, encoded by the coding sequence ATGCCTAAACAATCCCCCATCGTCCGCTCACCGCTGATCGCTCATCGCGGTGCCAAGGCCTATGTCCCGGAAAACACCCTGCTGGCCCTCGAAAAAGCGGCCGAATGCGGTGCCGAGTGGGTCGAGATCGACGTGAAACTGACGCGCGATGGTCAGCCCGTTGTCATTCATGACGACCTGCTGGACCGAACCAGCAACGGCCGCGGCGCGGTGGTGCTGCATGATCTGGATGCCATTCGCACACTGGACGCGGGCAGTTGGTTCGCACCTGAATTCGCCGGCCTGCAAATCCCCACGTTCGAAGAAATCGTGGCCTGCGCCCTGCGCTTGAACCTCGGGCTGCAGGTCGAACTCAAGCCGACCATCGGCGACGACATCGAGACCGCAGAAGTGGTCATGCCGATCCTCAAGCGACTGTGGCCAGCCGACAATGACAGGTTATTTGTTTCCAGTTTTTCAGTGCGCTCACTCACCGCCGCACGCCGGTTATGGGCCGATGTACCGCTGGCAATAGCCTCGATCGTTACACCTGCTGACCCAGCCGCCCTGCTTGCCGAATATGACTGCCGGATACTTCATGTACTTGACGACATGCTCGATGACCATCACCTTGTTCGCCTGAAAAGCAGCGGCGTCGAATTCGCCGTGGCTACCATCAACAGCCCGAAACGCGCGCGCTACCTGCTTGAAAACGGCGCGCAATCGATTCTCAGCGATTACCCGGACCTGTTGACCCTGCCAAACGGAGGCTGCCTACAATGA
- a CDS encoding ABC transporter ATP-binding protein: protein MTALTPIACAPDIVLKGLQKRYGAGNILDGLDLTFKAGELSVILGPSGCGKSTLLRLVAGLEDVSQGHVLMGGRDVTRLPPKERGCAMVFQNYALYPHMSVAENIGYALKLAGISRKDREQRIRACAASLGLEDLLQRKPGELSGGQRQRVAIGRALIRKPPVLLFDEPLCNLDSALRHDMRLLIRNLHQQTGATILYVTHDQTEAMTLADRVMILNKGHVEQVGTPADIYAQPASTFVAGFIGTPPMNLLPVNCLDDNVLMLADGQRLPIKFGVASNRVGKWLIGLRPETFTLNQEGVTATVESTENLGSHSLLYCQLAGTRCVVSLAGRQCLTPGTQIRLAISDTPSLFDIESGQRQLASFSQPAK from the coding sequence ATGACCGCGCTCACCCCCATTGCATGCGCTCCGGATATTGTCCTCAAAGGCCTGCAAAAACGTTACGGTGCCGGAAATATCCTTGACGGGCTCGACCTGACGTTCAAGGCCGGTGAACTGAGCGTCATTCTCGGCCCGTCCGGCTGTGGCAAGTCGACCTTGCTGCGCCTGGTGGCGGGTCTGGAAGACGTCAGCCAGGGGCACGTGCTCATGGGCGGCCGGGATGTCACCCGCTTGCCACCCAAGGAACGCGGCTGCGCCATGGTGTTCCAGAACTACGCGCTCTACCCGCACATGAGCGTGGCCGAGAACATTGGTTATGCGCTCAAGCTGGCGGGTATTTCCCGCAAGGATCGGGAACAGCGCATTCGGGCATGTGCCGCCTCATTGGGGCTGGAGGACCTGCTGCAACGCAAACCCGGAGAGCTTTCGGGTGGTCAGCGCCAGCGAGTTGCCATCGGCCGGGCGCTGATCCGCAAGCCGCCGGTACTGTTGTTTGATGAGCCACTGTGCAATCTGGACAGCGCGCTGCGTCACGACATGCGCTTGCTGATCCGCAACCTGCATCAGCAGACCGGCGCGACGATTCTCTACGTCACCCACGATCAGACCGAAGCCATGACGCTCGCCGACCGGGTGATGATCCTCAACAAAGGGCACGTCGAGCAGGTGGGTACGCCCGCCGATATCTACGCTCAACCGGCCAGCACCTTTGTCGCCGGCTTCATCGGCACACCACCGATGAACCTGCTGCCGGTGAACTGCCTGGACGACAACGTCCTGATGCTCGCAGATGGACAACGCCTGCCCATCAAGTTCGGGGTTGCCTCCAACCGGGTGGGCAAATGGTTGATCGGGCTGCGACCTGAAACCTTCACGCTGAACCAGGAGGGCGTTACGGCAACCGTGGAATCCACGGAAAACCTGGGCAGCCATAGCTTGCTGTATTGCCAACTGGCCGGCACCCGCTGTGTGGTCAGCCTCGCCGGACGCCAGTGCCTGACGCCCGGCACTCAGATTCGCCTGGCAATCAGCGACACACCTTCGTTATTCGATATCGAGAGTGGCCAGCGCCAACTCGCGTCCTTTTCTCAACCCGCCAAGTGA